The sequence TTTGATGGTGCAGCTCATACCTTTGTCTTGCTCAAACGGCTGAGTTAGTATCGTTAGCTCCTACTTGGTGGTTCTTCAGCATGAGCTGCAAGTAGTATTTCTTCCCTTAAACAAGTTTTATGCTTGCTTCCCTTAAGCAAGTTTTATTTGTTCCCTTAAACAAGTCTAATGATTTCGTTATCTCAATATAACTAAGGCTATTAAGAATACCACggtgtttttttccctcaacTTTCCCCTTTCACAGATAATGAACTGAAGCTAAATATGGTCCACTACGAATGCGTGTGTGAAGGCATGTCCTGCGGGAACGGGGATCGTTGCCAAGGCCAGCAATGCTTCGCCTCCCTGAGCATTAACGACGGTGCTAAGGTTTACCAGAAAGGCTGCTTCCAGGTCTACGAACAAGGGAAGATGACGTGCAAGACACCTCCCTCTCCCGACCAAGCTGTGGAGTGCTGCCAGGGGTACCTCTGCAACATGAACATCACTGCGCAGCTGCCCTCCTCTAGAGGTGAGGAGTTGATCTGGAAACAGTGAAttctgagaaagagaaagaaaaaaagattggcTTTCACCTGATGTGATGGGAGTGAGGGCTTCAGTGGTAGCGAAATAAAGGTTTAACCAGCGTGGTAAGGTCCTGTCTGCGTGGTTCCCCACCCTGATGTCCACAGGGTGGATGGTCTGCACTGCTGGCTGGGTGGCAGGGGTTCAAGCACGCGGTCAGGGGTGAATTACTGCCTCCCAGGAAATTGCACGGTCGCAGGAGGGGTTTGTTCTGTAGGGATGGGGCTGTTCTCATGCTCTGCTGAGCCGCTGCCCCAGCATCCTGGGTGTCAGTGCACACTCACAGCTCCAGCAGTGTCACCGCTGCTCCGTCAGACGAGGTGGCTGCCAGGTTAAAAGTTGGTGTCAGTGCTGTTGGTTTTAAAGACTTTCTCTGGGAATCCACAGAtgtattattttctctctctctctctctctctctctctctctctctctctttctccctaccttttttcttccccagggcAAACCTTTCAAGGAGAAGCTGCAGGTTACAGCATGGAAACACTAATCATCGTTATCCTGGCTCCCGTGATGGTGCTGATAGTTTTTTCTGCAGTAGCTGTGCTGATCATCCGGAGAATACAGAAAAACCACATGGAGAGGCTCAACTCTCGGGATGCAGAATATGGGACAATCGAAGGCCTCATTGCCTCCAACGTTGGAGACAGCACGTTGGCAGTGAGTAACCCGTGTGTGTGGGGAGAACCTGGGGGAGCTCCCTGTGCTTCCCAGCTCCCCTTCTCTATCCTCCGGGCACGGCCACATCCATAACAGCAGCTTTTGCTGCCGGGGGATGCCACTCAGCACCAGGACTTCTGTGGTGACGTTCCTGTGCTCGCAGAGCTGTAGTTTAAATGGCATTTAACCAAAAGAAAGCTTTTACAGGTAGAGCTCCTTTGACCTGGAGAATTGCCGTAAGCTGTAGTCACACTATTTACGTCCCTAGAAGCAATGTCTAAACAGCAAAACAGAGTATTAACCCTGATTGTTGGGTAGCATGAAGTGATGTGAAAGGTGTAAAAACGTACTGCGTCTTTGGTATATGAAAAACAGCCTGAAAGGTTGAAAGATGCTaggggaaggagaaaatacaGATATGTCTGACTTTTGAAAACTTAGAAGCTGACTCCCGTGATcttagtgtgtgtgtatattttttttaatgactttgtcAGTCTTTAATTAGCCCACAAGGCTTGACTCTGTGTAACTGTTCTAAAACAGCTGGTTTTGATGCCTTCACCAGCAACTAGGGGTGTGTGTGCCCCTGGTTATCTGTCTTTAAGCACTGACTTCCAGCTTTTACCGGCTCTTAACTCTTATCTTTGCAAGACCATTCCTGTTCCATTTGCAAACCTTTTGCACTTTGCGTCATTTGATGTTACTTGGAAACGATGATAAAACCTAGAAGAATAAATCaaaattcttttcaaaagaaactgGGGAAGTCACAAACTGTAAAGGCTTAGTCTAATGGAGCTGTTTGTTCCCAGCTGCCAGACCCTCTTAGCTCTGTGCTCCCTGCTCTGAGTGCTGGGCATGTAAAAACACTATTGATAGTTCCTTGCCTCTAAACGGGCATCTAAACAGTCAGTCTCTTTTAAACtccagatttttcttctccattgtGTTTTAAATCGCTGGTTTTGTTACAAGTTAGATTAGTTTACATTTAGGATTAGTCTCCATAGTGTAGCACATGCTTGAAGCCCTCAGCTTCCTAATGGGGAATGGAAAGAGCCATGACCTCTTCAAATCTTGTTTTTACAGTTGCTGCAGATaagtttgggtttgggggttttgttgtttttttgtgggtttttttttctttctttttttttcctctgatacaAGCAGGAGGGAAATGAGCTCTGTGATCATATTAGAAAGTGAAATAGCAGTCTCCTGTCAGTCTTAGATTATCTTTTTCTTGAGTACTCACTGAAAAAATTTTAGGAGAGATTTCATTAGGTCTGGTTAAAGCCCAGAAGTGCAGTTTGGAAGTATCAGAAAGTTGATTATGCTTAtgctttttttattctattttcgtttgtaaagaaaaaagactCCAGTAGTACAGTTGTTAATGCTTTGCACTAGTACGGAAGTGCTAGCCAGAAAAGTAGCTGGGTATTAGCATTTTAAAAGGCTAATAGGATTTTAACATTCAATTAGAATCTCACTCATGTTTTATAAGCTTACAGTTTAAAGTCATCTTTCCATGCTCTAAAAATACCAGAAGCTGATAAAAGCTTCTAAGACAGACCTTATGGAAAATTTTGTGGAGTATCAATGGCATGTGTGGTGTGGGCGATGCAGGTAATGCTCCTATCACCCTGGTGGTTGTAACACTCTTTGCAGTTATAAATAACTGTACCAAACCTGAGTAGTTCGGGCCAGAACTTCCCATGACTGTTAGCTAGCACACGAGGACTTTTCTTTTTGAGGGACTGTTCATCTGGCGTGGTTCAGCCACTGTAGGGAAAGAGACTTAGAATGAATTCTGTGGGTGTTGTCAGAAGCTCTAATTTGGGACAGGGACGTGAAGTTTATCAGAGAATCCCGACTGTAGGTTCTTCAGTAAAACTGACTTCCCTCTCCATATTACTTCGGACAAAATGGTCAGTTGAGCACAAATTGTGATTAAAAAGGTGCTGAAAAAGCAAGTTGTATCATAGGAATTTGTTGGGTTTATCTGTCTTACTATTTCAATTAGAAACTTTGTCTGATTAGAAGTTAGCCCCCAGGAATGTTCAAAAGTaaatgctggttttctttctgctaaCTGTCTGGCAGAAAGTTTTAAGTATGGAAGTCAGAGAAAGtaagtttatttctttttgagGTGGCCCAGATTATTGCAAGACATAGAaaactttttggggaaaaaaaaaaagttgatactaACCTATTTGAAACAGGTGACAGAGACAGAATTGAGAGAGCATAAGCTAAGTGAGAGAGGAGCAAAGTGCTGAAAAAGAGTAGAATTTCACTACAGAGGATGGCTTGTAGGCTACGAGTGAGCTTCCAGGCTCACAGGCAGTAAACTTGTAGTCATTTagttattaaacaaaataatacCATAATGCCAGATAAATGATAGAGACAGAAGACGACATCTGTGAATGAAACAGTACTGGACGGGTTTGCTGTTCCTTGTTGTGTTGTTTGTATCACACCAGcagaaggtgattctgcccaaGTTGTCGCTCCCCTGGCAGTTTCCTCTGTGCCTGGGGCGTTCTTTGAAATGGTAAAACCGTGCAAAGAACACTCTCTGTCCATCTGGATGGTGATGGCAACGGTGTGTCTTGATCCTGAGTGCCCAAGTGGCATCACCAGAGCCATTGAGATACCAGTAAGCTTTAACTGAACCTGCCCTGCGAAGTGTTGTACCTCTGGGTATTGAAACggaggaagaaaatgtaatttctcacAGGTAAtaaacttctgcttttccttttgcacaGGATTTATTGGACCATTCCTGCACATCTGGAAGTGGTTCTGGACTTCCTTTCTTGGTGCAAAGAACGGTGGCTCGCCAGATCACGCTTGTGGAGTGTGTAGGTCAGTATAATCCTTGTTCACATCTAGTGCCAAGTCTTGGTAACAAATGCAGGGAAAAGGCTTTATCTTCCATTGCAGTTAACTGGTTTTCCTCAGTTGCCTATATAATGGGTGGAATTCTTCAGGCTTCAGCTTACGGAACAGACTTGGGTTtggaaagtaaagggaaaaaattccttccagtctgtgcagaggagaggggcaatATCATCTGTGCTTTATGATTGAAAAATTTAAGCTTTGTTCAGTAAGGTGATGTTAGAAAATCCAAACAAGCCTAGCTTGTGTACTTTGTGAAACAAACATTTGTTTGTTAAGTGGCGTTCAACTAGAAAGCTTTAGAATTAGAAAAAGGATCATCTGGATTTGAGATCTGGATTTGAACCATCAAGCAAAGTGGCTAATAAGGCAtttacaaaaccaaacccaaccctaTGATTCTGGGCCATTAGAGTGGGAACCCGAATGGTTTGTCACTTGCTCTGTGCTGGGGCTTTGGGACCGTGCAGGTGATGATGTGCTGTTGCTGCACTTTTCCCCCGAAAGAGAGAATCTCTCCAGTAACTCTTCCCTAAAACTCTTCTGGGTCTATTTTTTTGCAGGAGTTCAGTGTTAAAAGgatccattaatttttttttttcttcagcatatatatattattaatggAATAGTGTTAAGTTTGAGTTTAGTAACTTTAGGAAGCGTTTGGGTCAAAGATATCCTGAGGTAGTAACGTTGAGCCCACTGTGAAGTGGTAAAAAGCATATGGAGGGAGCATCAAAGTACAAAGTAGGACAAAGCCACGGCTGCTGAGTTTGTCCtaccatccagcctgtccttctgTCCTGTGGAGACTGTTAGTTGACaacttttactgtgttttttcccccaccaggAAAGGGCCGTTACGGAGAAGTTTGGAGGGGTCAGTGGCAAGGAGAAAATGTTGCTGTGAAGATCTTCTCTTCTAGGGATGAAAAATCCTGGTTCAGGGAAACTGAATTGTACAACACTGTATTGCTGcggcatgaaaatattttaggtgaGTAGGGCAACCGTGTCCATGTATCCTGGAGCAGCTGGTGGAAAGGGGAGGTAATGGAACAGTTCACTTGCAAAGCACTGCAGGTTTGCCAGGTATCTTGCAATCTGTGAGATCAGGTTCTTGTGTTTGTGATAAATAGTTGAAGGGACATTTTAAGGGGGAGACTTGCCAGGAGGGTGCTGAAGTCTTGAGTCTCATCTAGAGAATGTGCCGTAGCGACCATAAATCACTGTCCTCCTGCAATATTCAGGCAAGAAGCAGTCAGCCAGAGTAATTCATTGTGTGTAGAGGAGACTGGAGGTGCCATGGACCCGCACGCTCTGAATCCACCCCCGCGGCTCTCATTGCAGGGCAACCACAGGGCAGAAGAGATTACATGAGGTGCTGGGTGGAGAAGTTCCAGTGGACCTGTGTGTTCCTGTAACTTCAGTTCACCtgggagaaaagaagggagaaaaactgGGGAGGTGTTTATAATGAGATTGAAATATTTGAATACTTTTCCTTGCCTGAATGACTTGAAGTACGAATCcattatttccttctgtttgacTGTTCTCAGGGTCAAACTAAGCTCCTTTGCTGTTAAAGCTTCAACTGTAGTTGCCCCTTTATGAAGCATCTCACTTCTGTGTAAATATGAAAGTGTGTTTGGATCTTCTGCATCCCTTGTACCTCATGTGCTCGGTTCTGAGAGCTTGGAAAACGGCTTTTTTGTGTGGTGAGCCATGGCTGAAGTTTAAGCAGCCCCTTTGATCCCTGGTCGCCGTGACCTCCTTTCACTGGTGTGCCACCTCGACAGATAAAAGCAGCAGTGTGTTTTTGACTGCTGACATCCCTCACCAGCGATCTGTCTGTCTGCAATCAGTTTTACTGGGGCTCCTTAGTCTCGTTTCCTGCCAGAGAATATTCCTTGGCTCCATAGCTCACCCTGCTAGATGTTTGTCTAATGTTTCCTGAAGCAGTTCCTTTGTTACTACAAAAATAATTTGGTGCCCTCCTGAAATGTGAATTATTGAACTTCCCTTCCCGAGAGAGCAAATAACTTGGCTGAAATTACATTACGTGTTTCCCATGTTCCTCTGTTTGTGTTTAGTCTTTCTTGATAACTGTCAAATTCGTTGGCtattttatagaatttttttagATGCGATATTAAACAATATCGCAAATTACACAAGTGTCACATTGTGCAGAAATCTGACTTCAGGAGAGAAAGGTAGTGGGTGTTCTTCCTGACAAATGTCATATGTGGGCTTTTAATAAACACGATTTGTTCCTCCAGCTTGGGAATAAAACTTTTGTTGCTTCCCAGCTAAAGCTGTTGGGGTCAACAGTGTTGATACACAATAAATTCAGAGGTGACAGGAAAGGAGCTGCTCCTGAATTTTGGGTTCAGGTTTAAGACACAGTTTGGAAGCTGTACTTGAGGTGCACGagtttcaaagagaaatttttctcttcctttgtagAAAATTGTTGTGAAATACAGCTATGATGCATAAAGGTGCTCTGCCTTGCTTCACCATGGAAGTGAGCTGCACACCAGTTGAGCTGTAGCATTTGAAGTAGAAGAGCAGCTGTTCTCTGGGTTTTGGTGCAGAAGAGTGGCTGTTGTCTGGGTTTTGGTGCTGGAAACTTCtccacccccaagtccttcaaaaagaaggacaaaaaatgaagaaaaaacaaacctttttatttttttaagtatgtgCTCCTAACAAGTAGTTGTGTTTGGTGTGACTgacaatgtatataaatacattctGAATAGACTTGGGTCTTAGAGTTCCAGAGTACGTCAGCTCTTTTTTCATCATGATGGTACCTGCAGTCTGTTTTCAGCGCAGTACAGTCAtggaaaagttttaattaaacagagtTTTAAATTGCAAGAGGAGCCTAGTAGTATTGATTCTTTCCTTGAGGGAGCTTTGTCATTTTATTatgttgtttctcctttttcctttctctctttctaggTTTTATTGCATCTGATATGACTTCCAGAAACTCTAGTACCCAGCTGTGGCTGATCACCCACTACCACGAGATGGGCTCTCTGTATGACTATCTGCAGCTCACTACGCTGGACACCGTCAGCTGCCTGCGCATCGTCCTCTCCATAGCCAGTGGACTCGCACATTTGCACATCGAGATCTTCGGAACCCAGGGGAAGCCTGCCATTTCTCACCGGGACTTGAAGAGCAAAAACATCCTCGTCAAGAAAAATGGACAGTGCTGCATAGCAGATTTAGGTGAGTTCATTTCCATGCTAATATACTCGGTGTGTTCCTGCAGGAATCAAATGTATTGGATAACTCAACTGTAAAAGTCTTAAAGTAATCTTAAAATAACCGTACCGTGGTGTGATGTTCCCCTGAAGGTGTATGGCAGCCACTAGATGGCACTTACAACTTAGaaatgctgctctgctgcagaggaggtgCAGTGCAGCCTCTCAGTCCAGCAGCACATTGAACATTTTGGACTTTTTCTTGGGCTTCTGTTGTTAAATCCCGTTCGTGGATACTAGCAGCAGCAGTTCTCAGGCTTCAGCTCATTTCTGAACTAATAAATGTCCTTCCACGTAGTCTAAGAACTGTGTGCTCACCGTCCCAAGCTCTGTGGGTCTCTCCAGCTCCAGTCTTTTGCCAGATAATTCAGAACGGGGTTCTTGGTGACCAGCTGGTTTTGAACTCCGAGCTGGTGGATGCTGAGGAGCAGTTGCCCAGTGTGGCTCGTTCACACTGCGGGCGATGTCTGacaatattatctttttttattttctctgaagacAAGGGAGAAAATAGCTAACTATGGTAGAACAGTAGTACTGGGGAGTCATTGCCTGGACAAAACAGGTATTgggaggtgggatttttttcagttgtagttCCATTGTGTAGTTCCTATCATTTTTGCCTGAGGGACATAAGAGGCACACAGGGAAAACATGAAAGCCACACACCTGGGCTTATCTAAACTTGCAGAGGGAATAGTAAGTAAAAAATGGAGCAGTAAGTTGAAAATACAAAACTTCAGAGATTGGCTTTTAAATAAGCTTGTAGCTCACACTGAGGAGGGGACAGTACGTACTGACATTGACTGACATCACACTAAAGAGTGAAATCTACTACGTTATTTATCTAGAGGCTGCAGATATTTGAGAGATTTTCTGAGAGACCACAGCAATAAACAGTTCCAAGTTTTTATGGTGCTAAAATcgctatttttttaaatgtgaactcCTCATGCATGTATCTGACCTGTACTTCATTTGTTCCCTTCCTGGAAAGGAGAGTTACCAGGGAGTGAGTTTCTTCTGCCATATATTCATGCCCTTTTTTCCTGTAtagctttggctttttttcctcccctggtcTCCTCCTCTGTTCTTCCAACACACGCAGCGTACAATAAAAACGGCACTTAGAGACTGGCAAGTACGAGCCGATGGAAGGATTCACTCCAGCTGCCCAGAGCGAAGCTGGGCCTGGGTTCTGTCGGTCACACCAGGTTCTGGACTTGCGATGTGCCCGCTAACAATAGGTGTCAGCtctgaaaaagaggaataaaacgCCTTTGATGCGTATCTTGTAactgcctgtcctgctggcagCCTGGGTGCCACAGCCCGACCCGCAGTGTGGCTCAGGGCTCGCTGTGGTCCTTCTGACTGGTGCCAGTGCAGGAGCTTCGTGAGGTGGCTGTTGTCCTTCGGCCAGCTGGAAACCAGCATCTCCAACAGCAGCCCGAGCCTCCGGAGCTGCGGTTACAAAACCAGCTGTTTCAAATACCTTCTAGCTAAGCAGAAACGGCGTGATAAAGTCCAAGGATGGATGTCAGTCTGGCTTCAGTCTGTCAGCACTGTGGAAAAGTTCTGCCCTTCTAAAGCAGTTCACGTGCACGGTGACAGGGCTCAGTTGAGCAACCTCAGAGAACAGCAGGATAACGCTTGtaccaaaaggagaaaaaggccaGCCCTCCTCTTGCTCCCTCCTTCCCGTCCATATTGAGTAGTGAGTGTCTGCTTGAAACCAGCGCTGGCGTTTGTAAGGAAGATGCAAAGAATGCTGACAAAACAGATTTGCTCCGTGTTTGTTTCCAGCACAGACTCCAGTATCCCGAAGAGGACTTTTTGGTGTCTTGAAGACCAATGTGTTTCATCAGTTTATATTCCcctcaagctttttctttttttttcccctttttaaataaTTAGTATATTATAGGAAGGGCTTCTCTGGCCAGCAGTTATGGTGCCCTGTGTTAAATGTGCCCTGACATCTCCCAAAGTGGAGAGAAACTGAAGCAGTGCAATGTCTGCTGCCGGACTCTCCTAGGCAGCGCAGATGCCACCACCATAGGGACCTGATTACAACACTGCTGTCCCCTCACCCTCTTGCAACAAGCTCTGGTTTGTAGCGTGGGGGATGCTGACTTCATCCCTCGGCCTTGAACCTTTGACCTGTCATTCCATTGACTGTTTTGCCCCATTTGGATGCAGTATTGCAATTTTTATCAAAGCGTTCTCCAAAGTCTTG comes from Numenius arquata chromosome 3, bNumArq3.hap1.1, whole genome shotgun sequence and encodes:
- the ACVR1 gene encoding activin receptor type-1 isoform X1, whose product is MAHGVLLLPVLLLLAFPCPSWQDNELKLNMVHYECVCEGMSCGNGDRCQGQQCFASLSINDGAKVYQKGCFQVYEQGKMTCKTPPSPDQAVECCQGYLCNMNITAQLPSSRGQTFQGEAAGYSMETLIIVILAPVMVLIVFSAVAVLIIRRIQKNHMERLNSRDAEYGTIEGLIASNVGDSTLADLLDHSCTSGSGSGLPFLVQRTVARQITLVECVGKGRYGEVWRGQWQGENVAVKIFSSRDEKSWFRETELYNTVLLRHENILGFIASDMTSRNSSTQLWLITHYHEMGSLYDYLQLTTLDTVSCLRIVLSIASGLAHLHIEIFGTQGKPAISHRDLKSKNILVKKNGQCCIADLGLAVMHSQSTNQLDVGNNPRVGTKRYMAPEVLDETIQADCFDSYKRVDIWAFGLVLWEVARRMVSNGIVEDYKPPFYDLVPNDPSFEDMRKVVCVDQQRPNIPNRWFSDPTLTSLAKLMKECWYQNPSARLTALRIKKTLTKIDNSLDKLKADC
- the ACVR1 gene encoding activin receptor type-1 isoform X2 produces the protein MAHGVLLLPVLLLLAFPCPSWQDNELKLNMVHYECVCEGMSCGNGDRCQGQQCFASLSINDGAKVYQKGCFQVYEQGKMTCKTPPSPDQAVECCQGYLCNMNITAQLPSSRGEAAGYSMETLIIVILAPVMVLIVFSAVAVLIIRRIQKNHMERLNSRDAEYGTIEGLIASNVGDSTLADLLDHSCTSGSGSGLPFLVQRTVARQITLVECVGKGRYGEVWRGQWQGENVAVKIFSSRDEKSWFRETELYNTVLLRHENILGFIASDMTSRNSSTQLWLITHYHEMGSLYDYLQLTTLDTVSCLRIVLSIASGLAHLHIEIFGTQGKPAISHRDLKSKNILVKKNGQCCIADLGLAVMHSQSTNQLDVGNNPRVGTKRYMAPEVLDETIQADCFDSYKRVDIWAFGLVLWEVARRMVSNGIVEDYKPPFYDLVPNDPSFEDMRKVVCVDQQRPNIPNRWFSDPTLTSLAKLMKECWYQNPSARLTALRIKKTLTKIDNSLDKLKADC